A window of Syngnathoides biaculeatus isolate LvHL_M chromosome 9, ASM1980259v1, whole genome shotgun sequence contains these coding sequences:
- the smim18 gene encoding small integral membrane protein 18, producing the protein MANTTTTTDTDSLLRHSEAVPLSHVSLQPQEVYPFHDGWNVACFIILLLFILTVVSLAALAVLYEVLDCGCCAKEKTQQQQQQHQQELEEEEGSGNCSKLMTSICNEPELHTEVV; encoded by the coding sequence ATggccaacaccaccaccacgacAGACACCGACAGTCTGCTGCGGCACTCCGAGGCCGTTCCCCTCTCTCACGTTTCCCTGCAGCCGCAGGAAGTCTACCCTTTCCACGATGGCTGGAACGTGGCCTGCTTCATCATCCTGCTGCTGTTCATCCTCACCGTGGTGTCTCTGGCCGCCTTGGCCGTGCTCTACGAGGTCCTGGACTGTGGCTGCTGCGCCAAGGAAAaaacgcagcagcagcagcagcagcaccaacaagaactggaggaggaggaggggtcaGGCAACTGCAGCAAGCTGATGACCAGCATTTGCAATGAACCCGAATTGCACACGGAGGTGGTGTAA